From Vibrio fortis, a single genomic window includes:
- a CDS encoding GTPase family protein, whose protein sequence is MKKIRNLFRLLAALSSGRWGIALISAIFPSIIMMGFGLFLAIKYGYLLEMSIAIAVSTLLFTIPLYISSRSSRNSSNSIPSTFTTNEASEEIITQPSSHNIDDALVKASSDWSQAEMSIWNDSKHYVRLQLVDDIEWGNLDQTGIQVLEFVAKKFDKKSLDFSIPEGLKLFEEVSRRYKLVVKEHIPGIEYLKVSYIKAGYEAYDKYGELGQKIFKAAIWGNHLKNLYLNPFKVISDLGREQATASMTKGVVDDMQYAAKQALLDEVAAVAIDLYSGRFSIEDEALKASDVSELDEKHFAPELEPVRIVLVGQTSSGKSSVINALKEEMVAEVDVLPSTDSSTVYSAFVDDNDVRVVDLQGLDGTSKTEEEMLKEMTQADVVLWVLKANQSARELDKQLKDKFDAFYDDPKNISRKQPVVITIVNQVDRLKPAEEWQPPYDFSNPTSVKAKIIAQALEYNRILLKSDVVLPLAIAPEKVQFGLEALKQTLIERIADANNVQRNRQRLEAINRGTSVKGQLNKAMKAGKKAAPSALKAASPKLAEMAIKQVIKKK, encoded by the coding sequence ATGAAGAAAATTAGAAATCTGTTTCGATTACTCGCTGCGTTGTCGAGTGGACGTTGGGGCATTGCTCTGATATCTGCGATTTTCCCGAGCATCATCATGATGGGCTTTGGTCTGTTCTTGGCAATCAAATATGGTTACCTGTTGGAAATGTCCATCGCCATTGCCGTGAGTACTTTGCTGTTCACCATTCCGTTATACATTTCTAGTCGCTCGTCGCGTAATTCATCTAATAGTATTCCGTCAACATTCACTACAAATGAAGCCTCAGAAGAAATTATTACTCAACCATCGAGTCACAACATCGACGATGCACTGGTTAAAGCTTCAAGTGATTGGTCTCAAGCGGAGATGTCGATATGGAATGATTCTAAGCATTACGTTCGTCTGCAGTTAGTCGATGATATTGAGTGGGGAAATCTAGACCAAACCGGTATACAGGTACTGGAATTTGTCGCTAAAAAGTTTGATAAAAAGTCGCTCGACTTTTCAATTCCAGAAGGGCTCAAGCTGTTTGAGGAAGTCAGCCGTCGTTACAAACTGGTAGTGAAAGAACATATACCGGGCATTGAGTACCTTAAGGTTTCTTACATCAAAGCGGGTTATGAAGCTTATGATAAATATGGCGAACTTGGTCAGAAGATCTTCAAAGCAGCAATTTGGGGAAATCATCTTAAAAACCTGTATTTGAATCCATTCAAAGTCATCTCTGACTTAGGTCGTGAGCAAGCGACAGCATCTATGACTAAAGGCGTGGTGGATGACATGCAGTATGCCGCTAAACAAGCCTTGCTTGATGAAGTGGCAGCCGTTGCGATCGACTTGTACAGCGGGCGTTTCAGCATCGAAGACGAAGCGTTAAAAGCGTCTGATGTTTCAGAGCTCGACGAGAAGCACTTTGCTCCTGAACTAGAACCAGTAAGAATTGTGCTGGTGGGGCAAACAAGCTCAGGTAAATCATCCGTTATCAACGCTCTTAAGGAGGAGATGGTCGCGGAAGTGGACGTTCTACCGTCAACGGACAGTTCGACGGTTTATAGCGCATTTGTTGATGACAACGACGTGAGAGTGGTTGACCTTCAAGGGCTGGACGGAACTTCGAAAACCGAAGAAGAGATGCTTAAGGAGATGACCCAAGCTGATGTGGTGTTGTGGGTACTTAAAGCTAACCAGTCGGCTCGTGAATTGGATAAGCAACTCAAAGACAAGTTTGATGCGTTTTATGATGATCCTAAGAATATCTCACGCAAGCAGCCAGTCGTGATCACCATTGTTAATCAAGTCGACCGACTAAAGCCGGCGGAGGAGTGGCAGCCACCTTATGATTTTAGTAATCCGACTTCGGTAAAAGCTAAGATCATTGCTCAAGCGCTCGAATACAATCGAATACTTTTGAAATCAGATGTTGTTTTACCTCTGGCTATTGCACCTGAAAAGGTGCAGTTTGGCTTAGAAGCTCTGAAACAGACGCTGATAGAACGCATTGCAGACGCGAATAATGTGCAAAGAAATCGTCAGCGCCTCGAAGCGATTAACAGAGGAACTTCTGTAAAAGGCCAGTTAAATAAAGCCATGAAAGCAGGTAAGAAGGCAGCCCCGAGTGCTTTGAAAGCTGCCTCGCCTAAACTGGCTGAGATGGCGATAAAACAAGTGATTAAGAAAAAATAA
- a CDS encoding AraC family transcriptional regulator, producing the protein MNTLAQLLQSYVEYKGWDDLEGIRETDIDGVWLYRSSRGNHRQPFTYQSGIIMLGQGKKNIYIGDRPVTYAAGDYLVVGVPMPLECEALPVDDEPLLGLSINIDSQRLHSLVKKLEDHGFLESYCNKHKQNASGLESTPMEEPMLESFTRLVKMLHCDIEANILGDAIVTEIVYRALTGSEGRVLFDLAHHDGHYARVAKALSKVHQEYDQTITVQSLAEEANMSVSAFHSAFRSVTFESPLQYLKKVRLNKAKELIQLEGVRISDAARRVGYSSPSQFSREFKRHFNTTPRAV; encoded by the coding sequence ATGAATACACTTGCGCAATTACTACAATCTTACGTTGAATATAAAGGTTGGGATGATCTAGAAGGAATCAGAGAAACTGATATTGATGGTGTTTGGCTGTATCGAAGCAGTCGCGGTAACCACCGTCAGCCGTTTACCTACCAGTCCGGTATAATCATGTTGGGGCAGGGCAAAAAGAACATCTATATCGGAGACAGGCCAGTAACGTATGCCGCAGGCGATTATCTGGTTGTGGGAGTGCCGATGCCGTTGGAGTGCGAGGCACTACCTGTCGATGATGAACCTTTGCTAGGGTTGTCGATTAACATTGATTCTCAGCGTCTGCATAGCTTGGTGAAAAAGCTTGAAGATCATGGCTTTCTTGAAAGCTATTGTAATAAGCATAAACAGAACGCCAGTGGTTTAGAGTCTACACCCATGGAAGAGCCCATGTTGGAGAGCTTTACTCGTTTGGTGAAAATGCTGCATTGTGACATCGAAGCAAACATCTTAGGCGACGCTATCGTCACTGAGATAGTCTATCGCGCGCTTACTGGCTCGGAAGGTCGTGTTCTGTTTGACCTTGCACACCATGATGGGCATTACGCGCGTGTCGCTAAGGCTTTGTCTAAAGTGCATCAAGAGTATGACCAAACCATTACCGTTCAATCTTTGGCGGAAGAAGCGAACATGAGTGTCTCTGCTTTCCATAGCGCTTTTCGTAGTGTGACTTTTGAATCGCCACTTCAATATCTTAAGAAAGTACGACTCAACAAGGCCAAAGAGCTGATTCAACTTGAAGGTGTACGCATTAGTGATGCTGCCCGTCGTGTCGGCTATTCAAGCCCATCCCAATTCAGTCGTGAGTTCAAACGCCATTTCAATACAACACCAAGAGCGGTATAA
- a CDS encoding GNAT family N-acetyltransferase: MNIVTVYSGNQQVYANLYQGYAAEFSKIIGDKPDEYGLFEIYPTLGDSVTGYLLYIDGVPAALTAIETKAPNEFEICDFYVVPYFRKNKVGKRFITELFEHLKGSWEIKQVLGADHAVKFWREVVNDYTSGNYVEDQYQDEKWGLVTRQCFNHD, encoded by the coding sequence ATGAATATCGTGACAGTTTACAGCGGTAATCAGCAAGTGTACGCCAATTTGTATCAGGGTTATGCGGCTGAGTTTTCAAAGATTATCGGAGACAAGCCGGACGAATATGGCTTGTTTGAGATATACCCTACGCTTGGCGATAGCGTGACGGGGTATCTACTCTACATAGACGGTGTTCCTGCTGCCTTAACCGCCATTGAGACTAAAGCGCCAAACGAATTCGAGATTTGTGATTTTTACGTGGTGCCTTATTTCCGAAAAAACAAAGTAGGGAAACGCTTCATTACCGAGCTGTTTGAGCATCTAAAAGGCAGTTGGGAGATTAAGCAAGTACTGGGCGCTGACCATGCTGTTAAGTTCTGGAGAGAAGTGGTGAATGACTACACGTCAGGCAACTACGTTGAAGACCAGTATCAAGACGAAAAATGGGGTTTGGTTACGAGACAGTGCTTTAATCACGACTAG
- a CDS encoding amino acid ABC transporter ATP-binding protein, producing the protein MVKFTSLNKWYGDYHALKDIDLSIQQGEIVVVCGPSGSGKSTLIRCINQLEPFDSGELSVVNQTLPCKFNTPGQVGMVFQHFHLFPHLTVLENLTLSPIRTLKMKPADAEALAMHYLERVHIAEQAHKYPVQLSGGQQQRVAIARSLCMKPDLLLFDEPTSALDPEMINEVLDVMVELAEEGITMVCVTHEMGFAKKVADRVIFMDEGEIVESNTPTELFENPKHQRTQAFLNQILSY; encoded by the coding sequence ATGGTTAAGTTTACGTCACTTAACAAATGGTATGGTGATTATCATGCCCTTAAAGACATTGATTTGAGTATCCAACAGGGTGAGATCGTGGTGGTTTGTGGCCCTTCAGGTTCAGGTAAGTCGACCTTGATTCGCTGTATCAACCAATTGGAGCCTTTTGACTCCGGAGAGCTCAGTGTCGTCAACCAAACTCTGCCTTGTAAGTTCAATACACCTGGTCAAGTTGGGATGGTTTTCCAACACTTTCATCTGTTTCCACACCTAACCGTGCTTGAAAACCTGACCTTGTCACCAATTCGTACGCTCAAAATGAAACCTGCCGATGCAGAAGCATTAGCAATGCACTATTTAGAACGCGTTCACATAGCAGAACAAGCACATAAGTACCCTGTTCAACTGTCTGGCGGTCAACAACAACGCGTCGCCATTGCTCGCTCACTATGTATGAAACCAGACTTGCTGCTGTTTGATGAACCGACATCAGCGCTCGACCCTGAAATGATCAACGAAGTGCTCGATGTGATGGTCGAGCTTGCTGAAGAAGGCATAACTATGGTGTGCGTTACCCATGAAATGGGATTCGCCAAGAAAGTGGCTGACCGAGTTATTTTCATGGATGAAGGTGAGATCGTAGAGTCCAACACACCAACAGAACTCTTTGAAAACCCAAAGCATCAACGTACTCAAGCCTTCTTAAACCAGATATTAAGCTATTGA
- a CDS encoding transporter substrate-binding domain-containing protein, translating to MKLFKSAITALLALAVSLPTLASETPNLDKINDRGSLRVGMSTFVPWAMRNKQGDLVGFEIDVAKRLAEDSGWKVEFVPTAWDGIIPSLLSKKFDVIIGGMSITEARAKSVLFTEPYSHSGVQLAANKELAKGFSEISDFDSRRVKIAARRGAFTVQVARETFPKAKVLQFDDDAQAFQEVLNGNAHAVIASSPKPEHESIKNSDTLFIPFTERLSKGNEAFAVRLGETDKAEFFNKWIQARTEDGWLQERYEYWFSTLDWQDQIAQGQ from the coding sequence ATGAAGCTATTTAAATCAGCCATTACTGCGCTTTTGGCGTTAGCCGTCAGTTTGCCTACGCTTGCTTCTGAAACACCAAACCTCGATAAAATAAACGATCGTGGTTCACTGCGCGTTGGTATGTCGACCTTCGTTCCGTGGGCAATGCGCAATAAGCAAGGCGATCTCGTGGGCTTTGAAATTGATGTCGCTAAGCGTCTTGCCGAAGATTCAGGTTGGAAAGTTGAGTTTGTTCCAACAGCGTGGGATGGCATTATCCCTTCTTTGCTGTCCAAAAAGTTTGATGTGATTATCGGTGGAATGTCGATCACAGAAGCTCGCGCTAAAAGTGTTCTTTTCACCGAACCTTATTCTCACTCTGGTGTTCAGCTCGCTGCGAACAAAGAGTTAGCTAAAGGCTTCTCAGAAATCTCTGATTTTGATTCACGCCGCGTGAAAATTGCCGCTCGTCGCGGAGCATTCACCGTTCAAGTTGCTCGTGAAACTTTCCCGAAAGCAAAAGTTCTACAGTTTGATGACGATGCTCAAGCATTCCAAGAAGTCCTAAATGGTAACGCGCACGCAGTGATCGCTTCTAGTCCTAAGCCAGAGCATGAAAGCATTAAGAACTCCGATACACTATTTATCCCTTTTACTGAGCGTCTTTCAAAAGGTAACGAAGCCTTTGCTGTTCGCCTAGGAGAAACAGACAAAGCAGAATTCTTCAACAAGTGGATTCAAGCGCGTACTGAAGATGGTTGGTTGCAAGAACGTTACGAGTACTGGTTCTCAACTCTAGATTGGCAAGATCAGATAGCTCAAGGTCAGTAA
- a CDS encoding YcjF family protein, whose product MFEQIKDFINPSKNPDLTQAHEYQRKHLPTLWLLGKTGAGKSSFIQAVTGDSSVEVGNGFAPCTMTAMSYAFPQDKPVMRFLDTRGLGEADYDPAEDLKEIGQAGNALVVVMKADEPEQSAVLGALKQVKKQKKIKHLLLVHTAVLSSLEADRARQVQFNTQQVEKVWGKGFESVAVDFEADGGDIYNHSILLEKLTNILPVIGMMVQDKEHATQEEANFDQVENEVLWYSGSAAASDLIPGVGLVSVPAIQAKMLHSLANQYGVEWNKRVFSELIGTLGSSFALQYGVKLGTRQLVKLIPVYGQTVGAVAAAAMSFGTTYGLGRAACYYFYHKNRGEEVSEQEMQKIYKESLRKGKAASGYEEN is encoded by the coding sequence ATGTTTGAGCAGATAAAAGATTTCATCAACCCAAGTAAGAATCCAGATCTTACTCAGGCACACGAGTATCAACGTAAACACTTGCCAACCTTGTGGCTGTTGGGAAAAACGGGCGCAGGAAAATCATCATTTATTCAAGCGGTCACAGGTGATTCCTCGGTAGAAGTCGGCAATGGGTTCGCTCCATGTACGATGACAGCAATGTCTTATGCATTTCCTCAAGACAAACCCGTAATGCGCTTTCTCGATACCCGAGGTTTGGGTGAAGCGGATTATGATCCAGCAGAAGATTTGAAAGAGATTGGCCAAGCGGGTAATGCGTTAGTCGTGGTGATGAAAGCCGACGAGCCGGAACAATCTGCTGTGCTAGGTGCGCTAAAACAGGTCAAAAAGCAAAAGAAAATTAAGCACTTGCTCCTAGTCCATACGGCGGTGCTATCTTCTCTAGAAGCAGACCGCGCAAGGCAAGTTCAATTCAATACTCAACAAGTCGAAAAGGTTTGGGGTAAGGGTTTTGAATCTGTGGCGGTTGACTTCGAGGCGGATGGCGGTGATATCTATAACCACAGTATCTTGTTAGAAAAGCTGACCAACATTCTTCCGGTAATTGGAATGATGGTGCAAGACAAAGAGCATGCTACCCAAGAAGAAGCGAACTTTGACCAAGTTGAAAACGAAGTGCTTTGGTATTCGGGAAGTGCAGCGGCAAGCGATCTGATTCCGGGAGTGGGCTTAGTGTCGGTACCTGCCATTCAAGCTAAAATGCTCCACAGCTTAGCCAATCAATACGGGGTGGAATGGAACAAGAGAGTGTTCAGTGAGCTTATCGGTACTTTAGGTAGCAGTTTTGCACTGCAATATGGGGTAAAACTTGGCACTCGACAATTGGTGAAACTGATTCCAGTGTATGGGCAAACCGTTGGAGCCGTTGCAGCCGCAGCAATGAGTTTTGGTACCACTTATGGCCTGGGGCGAGCTGCATGCTACTACTTCTATCATAAAAACCGAGGTGAAGAAGTTTCCGAGCAAGAGATGCAAAAAATCTATAAAGAATCCCTGAGAAAGGGTAAGGCGGCGTCGGGTTATGAAGAAAATTAG
- a CDS encoding iron-containing alcohol dehydrogenase, with amino-acid sequence MQFTYVNPTVIHFGKGQINAISQAVDTSKKVLVIYGGGSIKKNGVYDQVVESLKDHSWIEFSGVEANPTKETLDKAVAIVKEQNVEFIIAVGGGSVIDGSKYVAAAAKYDGDGWDILAGKHKVTEATPIGAVLTLPATGSESNMGAVITRKETQEKLAFMNPAVQPKFAVMDPDVMKSLPERQLINGLVDAWVHVCEQYITMPTEAMVQDGYAETLLKNLLVLGKQYDERDNDSWRANLMWTANQALNGLIGTGVPQDWATHMIGHEFTALWHVDHARSLAIVQPSLLRNQIDVKRGKLEQMGRNVFGLDSSADLAERTIDAIEAFYHSLDVATQFDGYETSKENAIDNVIAQLESHGYVQLGENQAITPEKTREILESAIL; translated from the coding sequence ATGCAATTTACTTACGTTAACCCGACCGTTATTCACTTTGGTAAAGGCCAAATCAATGCTATCAGCCAAGCGGTTGATACTTCTAAAAAAGTATTGGTTATCTACGGTGGGGGTTCCATCAAAAAGAATGGTGTTTACGACCAAGTTGTTGAGTCACTGAAAGATCACTCTTGGATTGAGTTCTCTGGTGTTGAAGCAAACCCAACTAAAGAAACGCTCGACAAAGCCGTTGCTATCGTCAAAGAGCAAAACGTAGAGTTTATTATCGCCGTTGGTGGTGGCTCTGTAATTGATGGCTCTAAATACGTTGCTGCGGCAGCAAAATATGACGGCGACGGCTGGGACATCCTAGCTGGCAAACATAAAGTGACCGAGGCAACACCAATTGGCGCAGTACTGACACTTCCTGCAACTGGCTCTGAATCTAATATGGGCGCAGTAATTACGCGCAAAGAAACTCAAGAGAAGCTGGCTTTCATGAACCCTGCGGTTCAGCCCAAGTTTGCTGTTATGGACCCAGATGTGATGAAGTCTTTACCAGAGCGCCAACTTATCAATGGTCTGGTTGACGCATGGGTACACGTTTGTGAACAGTACATTACTATGCCAACAGAAGCGATGGTTCAAGATGGCTATGCAGAAACGCTATTAAAGAACCTACTTGTTCTTGGCAAACAATACGATGAGCGTGATAACGACTCATGGCGTGCAAATCTGATGTGGACAGCAAACCAAGCATTGAACGGCCTGATCGGTACAGGCGTACCTCAAGACTGGGCAACACACATGATTGGTCACGAATTTACTGCACTTTGGCACGTAGACCATGCTCGCTCACTGGCGATTGTTCAACCTTCACTTCTACGTAACCAAATCGACGTTAAACGTGGCAAGCTAGAACAAATGGGCCGTAACGTGTTTGGCCTTGACTCAAGTGCAGACCTCGCAGAGCGTACAATTGATGCAATTGAAGCGTTCTACCACAGCCTAGATGTCGCTACTCAATTTGATGGCTACGAAACAAGTAAAGAAAACGCAATTGATAACGTTATTGCTCAACTGGAATCTCACGGATACGTGCAGCTAGGCGAAAACCAAGCAATCACTCCAGAAAAGACTCGTGAAATTCTAGAGTCAGCGATTCTATAA
- the tnaA gene encoding tryptophanase, which produces MKNFKHLPEPFRIRVVEPVKRTTYAYREQAIVEAGMNPFLLDSDDVFIDLLTDSGTGSITQRMQAAMLMGDEAYSGSRSYYALSNAVKDIFGYELTIPTHQGRGAEQIYIPVLIKKREMEKGLDRSKMVALSNYFFDTTQGHTQVNCCVAKNVYTKEAFDTSVNADFKGNFDIEKLEQAILEAGAANVPYIVSTITCNSAGGQPVSITNLKAVYQIAQKYDIPVIMDSARYAENAYFIQQREEGYQDWTIEQITRESYKYADGLAMSAKKDAMVQMGGLLCFKDDSFMDVYTECRTLCVVQEGFPTYGGLEGGAMERLAVGLYDGMRQDWLEYRIGQVQYLVDGLEAIGVVCQQAGGHAAFVDAGKLLPHIPAGQFPAHALACELYKVAGIRAVEIGSLLQGRDPATGEQHPCPAELLRLTIPRATYTQTHMDFIIEAFEKVKENASKVKGLDFVYEPPVLRHFTARLKEVEPHETQLEKKSEQELEEAF; this is translated from the coding sequence ATGAAAAACTTCAAACATCTACCAGAACCGTTTCGTATCCGTGTTGTAGAGCCAGTAAAAAGAACCACCTATGCATACCGAGAGCAAGCCATTGTAGAAGCAGGTATGAACCCATTTCTACTCGATAGTGATGATGTGTTCATTGACTTGCTGACAGACAGCGGTACAGGTTCAATTACTCAACGAATGCAAGCGGCGATGTTAATGGGCGATGAAGCATACAGTGGCAGTCGCAGTTACTATGCATTGTCCAATGCGGTGAAAGATATCTTCGGCTATGAACTGACCATTCCTACTCACCAAGGGCGTGGTGCAGAGCAGATTTATATTCCGGTACTGATTAAAAAGCGCGAGATGGAAAAGGGCTTAGATCGAAGCAAAATGGTCGCTTTGTCGAACTACTTCTTCGATACAACGCAAGGTCATACGCAAGTGAATTGTTGCGTAGCGAAAAACGTCTACACCAAAGAAGCGTTTGACACCTCAGTGAACGCTGACTTTAAAGGTAACTTTGATATCGAAAAGCTTGAACAAGCGATCTTGGAAGCGGGGGCTGCCAATGTTCCTTACATTGTGAGTACCATTACTTGTAACTCTGCTGGTGGCCAACCTGTTTCGATTACTAACCTGAAAGCGGTGTATCAAATCGCTCAGAAGTACGACATCCCAGTAATCATGGACTCGGCACGTTACGCGGAAAATGCTTATTTTATTCAGCAACGTGAAGAGGGTTATCAAGATTGGACTATCGAACAAATCACCCGTGAATCCTATAAATATGCAGATGGTTTAGCGATGTCTGCTAAGAAAGACGCGATGGTACAAATGGGTGGTTTGTTGTGCTTTAAAGACGACTCTTTCATGGATGTGTACACAGAGTGTCGAACCTTGTGTGTCGTACAAGAAGGGTTCCCAACCTATGGTGGCTTAGAGGGCGGCGCAATGGAACGTCTTGCGGTTGGATTATACGACGGCATGCGTCAAGATTGGTTAGAGTATCGCATAGGTCAAGTTCAATACTTGGTTGATGGTTTAGAAGCGATTGGCGTTGTGTGTCAACAAGCGGGCGGTCATGCTGCGTTTGTTGATGCGGGAAAATTGCTTCCACACATTCCTGCGGGTCAGTTCCCCGCACATGCCTTAGCGTGTGAGTTGTACAAAGTGGCAGGAATTCGAGCCGTTGAGATTGGTTCATTGCTGCAAGGCCGTGATCCCGCAACAGGCGAACAACATCCATGTCCTGCTGAGTTATTACGTTTAACCATTCCACGTGCGACTTATACACAAACTCATATGGACTTCATTATTGAAGCGTTCGAAAAAGTAAAAGAGAACGCAAGCAAAGTAAAAGGGCTCGATTTTGTTTATGAACCACCTGTACTAAGACACTTCACCGCCCGCTTGAAAGAGGTGGAACCCCACGAGACTCAGCTAGAAAAAAAGAGTGAACAGGAACTCGAAGAAGCATTTTAG
- a CDS encoding amino acid ABC transporter permease, giving the protein MIIRILKPTLSALLQILVLVAAVSWILDSGAQAMGYRWQWERVPDYIAFYEDGEWWPAELIEGLFVTIKISLLALVATLVIGLTTALLRNSNSIVGRAIAGGYVELIRNTPLLVQIYLLYFVFGPVIGLDRFSTAVLALALFQGAYTAEIFRAGLNSIAKGQFEAAQSLGLSKTFTFWDVVLPQVIQRTLPPLTNEVISLIKNSSIVSVMAIFDLTTEARNIVSETAMPFEIWFSVALIYLTLTLSLSAIAAWLEHKLGANWRTQ; this is encoded by the coding sequence ATGATCATCCGAATTTTAAAACCAACACTCTCAGCCTTATTGCAAATCCTTGTACTCGTCGCTGCGGTAAGCTGGATTCTAGATTCTGGTGCACAGGCCATGGGCTATCGTTGGCAATGGGAGCGTGTACCAGACTACATTGCATTTTATGAAGATGGTGAGTGGTGGCCAGCAGAGCTTATTGAGGGGCTATTTGTCACCATAAAGATATCGCTCTTGGCTCTAGTCGCAACGTTAGTAATTGGCTTAACGACGGCGCTACTGCGAAATTCGAATTCAATCGTGGGTCGAGCCATTGCAGGTGGTTATGTAGAGCTAATCCGTAACACACCACTGCTCGTGCAGATCTACCTTCTCTACTTTGTATTTGGCCCAGTCATTGGGTTAGATCGCTTTAGCACTGCCGTTCTCGCTCTTGCGCTATTTCAGGGCGCCTATACAGCTGAGATTTTCCGCGCAGGCTTAAACAGTATCGCCAAAGGCCAATTTGAAGCTGCTCAGTCATTAGGTCTCTCTAAAACCTTTACCTTTTGGGATGTGGTTCTGCCACAAGTTATACAAAGAACGTTGCCGCCGCTGACCAATGAAGTGATTTCTTTAATCAAGAACTCTTCTATTGTTAGTGTGATGGCGATTTTCGACCTTACGACAGAGGCACGTAACATTGTCTCTGAAACAGCAATGCCGTTTGAGATTTGGTTCTCTGTAGCGCTTATTTATCTTACATTAACACTTTCACTTTCTGCCATTGCAGCTTGGCTTGAGCATAAGCTCGGAGCTAATTGGCGCACACAATAA
- a CDS encoding amino acid ABC transporter permease yields the protein MTDTSPLIATKPSPQSKTWYQRLTLLDGVLLLLAGLFCGWLYYRSSVGINYHWRWENAFNLIFVPPSEGSIPYFFQGLIATLRLSVWSMVLALSVGIVLGVARHSSIPVFRTPALLFIQLVRNIPPLVFVFIFYFFISNQLIPLLGLESLLRNHNGEINTLQSVLFGPSNLWENLASGVICIGLLSSAYIAEVIRAGLESVPKGQWEAADSLGLSSLSKYRFVIGPQVLTAITPPLAGQAISLVKDTSIVSLISIQEMTFVGTEMANSSGLIFEIWLIVGAVYFGLCFALSRLFKWVETRSRVYLDR from the coding sequence GTGACGGACACAAGCCCTCTCATAGCAACCAAACCTAGCCCACAAAGCAAAACTTGGTACCAACGTCTTACTCTTCTCGATGGCGTGCTACTTCTCCTTGCCGGCCTTTTCTGTGGTTGGCTTTACTATCGTTCTTCGGTTGGTATTAACTATCATTGGCGTTGGGAAAATGCGTTTAACCTCATCTTCGTCCCCCCTTCCGAAGGTAGTATTCCGTATTTCTTTCAGGGCTTGATCGCGACCTTGCGTCTCAGTGTATGGAGTATGGTACTGGCACTCTCTGTTGGCATAGTGCTCGGAGTGGCACGTCACTCATCTATTCCTGTATTTCGAACACCAGCACTGCTGTTCATTCAATTGGTACGTAATATTCCACCTTTGGTGTTTGTATTTATCTTCTACTTCTTTATCTCTAATCAGCTCATTCCTTTACTTGGGTTAGAGAGCCTATTACGAAACCACAACGGTGAGATAAACACTCTACAAAGTGTATTGTTCGGCCCATCAAACCTGTGGGAAAACCTCGCTTCGGGTGTTATCTGTATTGGTTTACTCTCTTCGGCCTATATTGCCGAGGTGATTCGCGCAGGTTTAGAAAGCGTTCCAAAAGGGCAATGGGAAGCAGCGGATTCGCTCGGGCTGTCTAGCTTGTCTAAATACCGCTTTGTGATTGGTCCACAAGTGCTCACCGCTATAACTCCACCTTTGGCAGGACAAGCGATTTCTCTCGTCAAAGACACATCGATTGTCTCGCTAATCTCAATTCAAGAGATGACTTTTGTAGGCACAGAGATGGCCAACTCATCTGGACTTATCTTTGAAATATGGCTGATTGTAGGCGCAGTCTATTTTGGACTATGTTTCGCCCTTTCTCGCCTATTTAAATGGGTCGAAACGCGTTCTCGTGTGTATCTCGATCGCTAA
- a CDS encoding GNAT family N-acetyltransferase — MIIQTDRLHMAQITNEDWALFESLNREPEVIRLCFDEPSPADIKDAFESRLPAWDKDSAHWLCLTITNTDNDEKIGVTGFRMVDGVAEVGYLILPQFHGFGFGTESLKALVNWAKTTQGVTSFQAIVTEGNIGSEKVLLKSGFSLKEIVPDAYTIGGKRYADHIYTL, encoded by the coding sequence ATGATCATTCAGACAGATAGGCTCCACATGGCACAAATCACAAACGAGGATTGGGCTCTGTTCGAGTCTCTGAATCGTGAGCCAGAGGTTATCCGACTGTGCTTTGACGAACCATCACCTGCCGATATTAAAGATGCTTTCGAATCACGGCTGCCTGCGTGGGATAAAGACTCAGCACATTGGCTTTGTCTTACTATCACAAACACAGACAATGACGAGAAGATCGGTGTGACTGGTTTTCGTATGGTCGATGGCGTTGCTGAAGTTGGTTATCTGATCTTACCGCAGTTTCATGGCTTCGGCTTTGGCACCGAATCTTTAAAGGCTCTCGTTAATTGGGCTAAGACAACGCAAGGGGTTACATCATTTCAAGCCATTGTGACGGAAGGCAATATCGGCTCTGAAAAAGTGTTGCTGAAAAGTGGTTTTTCACTCAAAGAGATTGTTCCAGACGCATACACCATTGGTGGCAAGCGCTACGCTGATCATATTTACACCCTTTAA